Proteins from one Romboutsia sp. CE17 genomic window:
- a CDS encoding pyridoxamine 5'-phosphate oxidase family protein yields the protein MNAKECLKLLREIKDVAFATVDKNGNPQVRIIDVMIVENETLYFVTSRGKNFHRELLESKKVAITGLTKNYESIRLMGEVNLVREQKKWLDRVFEENPVMNDVYPNDSRYILDVFYIDKGEIEYFNLSQSPIYRKAFSLKGKKISQKGFYITDNCVGCDKCRRNCPQQCISKNEPYIINENNCLHCGLCYEGCPVKAITKVGE from the coding sequence ATGAATGCTAAGGAGTGTTTAAAGCTTTTAAGAGAAATTAAAGATGTTGCTTTTGCAACGGTTGATAAAAATGGGAATCCTCAAGTAAGAATTATTGATGTAATGATTGTAGAAAATGAAACTTTATATTTTGTAACATCAAGAGGTAAAAACTTTCATAGAGAATTATTAGAATCAAAAAAAGTTGCAATTACAGGATTAACTAAAAATTATGAGTCCATTCGTTTGATGGGAGAAGTAAATTTAGTTAGAGAACAGAAAAAATGGTTAGATCGTGTATTTGAAGAAAATCCAGTTATGAATGATGTTTATCCAAATGACAGTAGATATATATTAGATGTTTTTTATATAGACAAAGGAGAAATTGAATACTTTAATTTAAGTCAAAGTCCTATTTATAGAAAAGCATTTTCTTTAAAAGGCAAAAAGATAAGTCAAAAAGGATTTTATATAACTGATAATTGTGTAGGTTGTGATAAATGCAGAAGAAATTGTCCTCAGCAATGTATTAGTAAGAATGAACCATATATAATCAATGAAAATAATTGTTTACACTGTGGACTATGTTATGAAGGATGTCCAGTAAAAGCAATCACTAAGGTAGGTGAATAA
- a CDS encoding ABC transporter ATP-binding protein translates to MTVLKVEHLTKDYGHNRGVFDVSFSVEKGEVYGFLGPNGAGKTTTIRHIMGFSKPQEGHTYVNGLDSWTNTSEIQKNLGYLPGEIALPESLTGTQFIEMMAKLRGIKDMSRTNYLIEKFELDPSGVMKRMSLGTKRKLAIVTAFMHDPEVLVLDEPTSGLDPIMQNTFIEFIKEEKQRGKTILLSSHIFSEIDATCDRISIIKDGVIISTFVANELRHNERKTFKIEFNIKEEFKNFLEEMEKTKKLNITLVKQHKNQVKIEINDADINNLFDVVSDYDLKFISEIKFTLEDYFMKFYDRNIDSQGVIK, encoded by the coding sequence ATGACAGTATTAAAAGTTGAACATTTGACAAAAGATTATGGCCATAATCGTGGTGTATTTGATGTTTCATTTAGTGTTGAAAAAGGAGAAGTCTATGGTTTTTTAGGACCAAATGGAGCCGGAAAAACTACTACAATTCGCCATATTATGGGATTTTCTAAGCCTCAAGAGGGACATACTTATGTAAATGGTCTTGATAGCTGGACAAATACAAGTGAGATTCAAAAAAATCTTGGATACTTACCAGGAGAAATTGCACTACCAGAAAGCTTAACTGGAACACAATTTATAGAAATGATGGCAAAACTTCGTGGTATAAAAGATATGTCACGTACAAATTACTTAATTGAAAAATTTGAGCTTGATCCATCAGGTGTTATGAAACGTATGTCTTTAGGAACAAAGAGAAAATTAGCTATTGTAACTGCATTTATGCATGACCCTGAGGTACTTGTATTAGATGAACCTACAAGTGGTCTTGACCCGATTATGCAAAATACATTTATTGAATTTATTAAAGAAGAAAAACAAAGAGGAAAAACTATTCTTTTATCAAGTCATATATTTTCAGAAATAGATGCTACATGTGACAGAATATCAATAATAAAAGATGGAGTAATTATATCAACTTTTGTTGCAAATGAATTACGTCATAATGAAAGAAAGACGTTCAAAATAGAGTTTAATATAAAAGAAGAATTTAAAAATTTCTTAGAAGAAATGGAAAAAACTAAAAAACTAAATATAACTTTAGTAAAACAACATAAAAATCAAGTTAAGATTGAAATAAATGATGCAGATATAAATAATTTATTTGATGTTGTATCAGATTATGATTTGAAATTTATTTCAGAAATTAAATTTACATTGGAAGATTATTTTATGAAGTTTTACGATAGGAATATAGATAGTCAGGGGGTGATTAAATAA
- a CDS encoding ABC transporter permease/substrate-binding protein: MLNEVLNLFQEKSSFFINLLYQHLQISFIAVMIACIIGLVIGIIISEFNKSSKYVLAIINFVYTIPSISLLGFLIPFSGIGDNTAIIALTIYALLPMVRNTFTGIENIDDAIIEAAKGMGSTRFQIIYKIKLPLAMPVIMAGIRNMITMTIALAGIASFIGAGGLGIAIYRGITTNNTSMTIIGSLLIAILAIVIDLILGIIEKRILSRKYNLKKDFKIFVSAIVCISLIIGALTFYKNKDDNQVIHLATKPMTEQYIIGSMIKEMIEEKTDIKVEVTQGVGGGTSNIHPGMVSGEFDMYPEYTSTGWNMVLKHDGFYNEEMYDDLVKEYSEQFNFTWTGILGFNDSYGLAVRKEIADKYNLKTYSDLAKVSDELVFGGEYDFFERPDGYNALSEKYNFKFKKTMDLDIGLKYKAINEGKVDVMDIFTTDGQLSASDVVVLKDDKEFFSTAMGAMVVRDEILNKYPQLEDVFNEMEGILNDSEMAKLNYMVETEGKDAEAVAHDYLVKIGLLK; encoded by the coding sequence GTGTTAAATGAAGTTCTAAATTTATTTCAAGAAAAAAGCTCATTTTTTATAAATTTATTATATCAACATTTACAAATATCATTTATTGCAGTGATGATAGCTTGCATCATTGGTTTAGTTATTGGAATAATTATTAGCGAATTTAATAAAAGTTCTAAGTATGTATTAGCTATTATAAACTTTGTATACACTATACCATCAATATCTTTATTAGGTTTTTTAATACCCTTTTCAGGTATAGGAGATAATACAGCTATTATAGCATTAACTATTTATGCACTATTACCAATGGTAAGAAATACATTTACAGGTATTGAAAATATTGATGATGCAATAATTGAAGCAGCTAAAGGAATGGGAAGTACCAGATTTCAAATTATATATAAAATAAAGCTACCTCTAGCAATGCCAGTAATTATGGCAGGTATTAGAAATATGATAACAATGACAATTGCACTCGCTGGTATAGCATCATTTATTGGTGCAGGTGGCTTAGGTATTGCTATATATCGTGGTATAACTACTAATAATACATCAATGACAATAATAGGAAGTTTATTAATAGCAATTTTAGCTATTGTTATTGATTTAATACTAGGGATTATAGAAAAAAGAATTTTAAGTAGAAAATATAATTTGAAAAAAGATTTCAAGATTTTTGTATCAGCTATTGTATGTATATCTTTAATTATAGGTGCTTTAACATTTTATAAAAATAAAGATGATAACCAAGTTATACACTTAGCAACAAAGCCAATGACAGAGCAATATATTATTGGTTCTATGATTAAAGAAATGATAGAGGAAAAAACAGATATTAAGGTAGAAGTAACACAAGGCGTTGGAGGAGGTACTTCTAATATTCACCCAGGAATGGTAAGCGGTGAGTTTGATATGTATCCGGAATATACTTCAACAGGTTGGAATATGGTATTAAAACATGATGGTTTTTATAATGAAGAAATGTATGATGATTTAGTAAAAGAGTATAGTGAACAATTTAATTTTACATGGACTGGTATATTAGGCTTTAATGATTCTTATGGATTAGCTGTAAGAAAAGAAATTGCAGATAAATATAATTTAAAAACATACTCAGATTTAGCAAAGGTATCAGATGAATTAGTTTTTGGTGGAGAATATGATTTCTTTGAACGACCTGATGGATACAATGCACTTTCTGAAAAATATAATTTTAAATTCAAAAAAACTATGGACTTAGATATAGGATTAAAGTACAAAGCAATTAATGAAGGTAAAGTAGATGTTATGGATATATTTACAACAGATGGTCAGTTATCAGCATCAGATGTTGTTGTATTAAAAGATGATAAGGAATTTTTCTCTACAGCAATGGGAGCTATGGTTGTACGAGATGAAATTCTTAATAAATACCCACAATTAGAAGATGTATTCAATGAAATGGAAGGAATATTAAATGATAGTGAAATGGCCAAATTAAATTATATGGTGGAAACAGAAGGTAAGGATGCAGAAGCTGTTGCACATGATTACTTAGTAAAAATAGGTCTTTTAAAGTAA
- a CDS encoding ABC transporter permease subunit — MFNKTIFKHTFKSNFKIWLIITLVLSVMNGVMIAVFEPSTINSITNMVKDTPLSSLLADTSFLGMLAQTFYSIHGVILPLIYIIIVANNLIVSQVDRGSMAYILSTPIKRIEVVITQAIYFITSLFMMILISTVVGLFTIQAFHGGVWGVSYTEDVEVASKVLNMDEEDVNNDLNLILNNEEALKEGAKARSIDEDVYRAYLNLKVTQNSYKKASEIMDIDEEKISEDPSIIKENKEALEAGAKVMDISKEEYGAYIDQIVAQKLSQSSEIQDKIFKGISEASKVLDVDESELASDMGQIKSNEKALDAAVKESGIPKEMFISIIDNQIATSEIAADEGMDFNVKDYIMLNVGLFLLMFATSGVSFMFSCIFNLSKNYMAFGAGIPVAFFLFDMMTQVSADLEFVKYFTINTLFDTEAIISGGDYMIQFIALGSLGIVLYAIGMYIFKRKDLPL; from the coding sequence ATGTTTAACAAAACAATATTCAAACATACATTTAAATCAAATTTCAAAATATGGCTTATAATAACATTGGTATTAAGTGTTATGAATGGAGTAATGATTGCTGTATTTGAACCATCAACAATAAATAGTATTACTAATATGGTTAAAGATACACCTTTATCAAGTTTATTAGCTGATACTAGTTTTCTAGGTATGTTAGCTCAAACATTTTATTCAATTCATGGAGTTATTTTACCATTAATATATATTATAATAGTTGCAAATAACCTTATTGTTTCGCAAGTAGATAGAGGTTCTATGGCCTATATATTATCAACACCAATAAAAAGAATAGAAGTTGTAATTACACAGGCTATATATTTTATTACATCATTATTTATGATGATATTAATAAGTACAGTAGTAGGTTTATTTACTATTCAAGCTTTCCATGGTGGAGTTTGGGGAGTAAGCTATACTGAAGATGTAGAGGTTGCTAGTAAGGTTTTAAATATGGATGAAGAAGATGTAAACAATGACCTTAACCTTATACTAAATAATGAAGAAGCTTTAAAAGAAGGTGCGAAAGCTAGAAGTATTGATGAAGATGTATATAGGGCTTATTTGAATCTTAAAGTTACGCAAAACTCATATAAAAAAGCTTCTGAAATAATGGATATAGATGAAGAGAAAATTAGTGAAGATCCTTCAATAATAAAAGAAAATAAAGAAGCTCTTGAGGCAGGAGCAAAAGTAATGGATATAAGCAAAGAAGAATATGGTGCATATATTGACCAAATCGTTGCACAAAAATTAAGTCAGTCTAGTGAAATACAAGATAAAATATTTAAGGGAATTTCTGAAGCTTCCAAAGTATTAGATGTAGATGAAAGTGAACTTGCATCAGATATGGGGCAAATAAAATCAAATGAAAAAGCATTAGATGCAGCAGTAAAAGAATCAGGAATTCCTAAGGAAATGTTTATTTCTATTATAGATAATCAAATTGCAACAAGTGAAATAGCAGCAGATGAAGGAATGGATTTTAATGTAAAAGATTATATTATGCTGAATGTTGGTCTATTCTTATTAATGTTTGCAACAAGTGGTGTTTCATTTATGTTTTCTTGTATCTTTAATTTATCTAAAAACTACATGGCATTTGGTGCAGGAATACCAGTAGCATTCTTCTTATTTGATATGATGACACAAGTTAGTGCTGATTTGGAGTTTGTAAAATACTTTACTATAAACACTTTATTTGATACAGAAGCCATAATAAGTGGAGGAGACTATATGATTCAATTTATAGCACTTGGATCTCTTGGTATTGTTCTTTATGCAATAGGTATGTATATATTTAAAAGAAAGGATTTACCTCTTTAG
- a CDS encoding ABC transporter ATP-binding protein — translation MSLIQIKNLTKDYGDKRGIFDINLSIEKGEIFGFVGTNGSGKTTTIRHLMGFLKPQKGSATIDGLDCWENSAEIKKYIGYLPGEINFPDAHTGMDFLKNQAELLGVKDMSYAENLIKRLQLDPSANLKRMSKGMKQKTAIVAAFMANPEILILDEPTTGLDPLMRAEFIDIINEEKEKGKTIFMSSHMFDEVEKTCDKVALIKNGRIIDIKSTKEIKHNEDKVYKIEFKNKEDYQKFISDKFELIKNDKNQNQVTISINDKDINKLTKVLKQYDIKFINEIKFTLEKYFEKFY, via the coding sequence ATGTCATTGATTCAAATTAAAAATCTAACAAAAGATTATGGAGATAAAAGAGGTATATTTGACATAAATCTTTCCATAGAAAAAGGAGAGATATTTGGATTTGTAGGTACTAATGGTTCAGGAAAGACTACAACAATTCGTCATTTGATGGGATTTTTAAAACCACAAAAGGGTAGTGCAACTATAGATGGATTAGATTGTTGGGAAAATTCAGCAGAAATTAAAAAATATATTGGATACTTACCAGGAGAGATAAATTTCCCTGATGCACATACTGGAATGGATTTTCTAAAAAATCAAGCTGAGTTACTTGGAGTAAAAGATATGTCTTATGCTGAAAATTTAATCAAAAGATTACAACTTGATCCAAGTGCTAATTTAAAAAGAATGTCAAAGGGAATGAAACAAAAAACAGCTATTGTTGCTGCATTTATGGCAAACCCAGAAATTCTTATTTTAGACGAACCAACAACTGGTCTTGATCCATTAATGAGAGCTGAATTTATTGATATTATTAATGAAGAAAAAGAAAAAGGAAAGACAATATTTATGTCTAGTCATATGTTTGATGAAGTTGAAAAAACTTGTGATAAGGTTGCTCTTATAAAAAATGGAAGAATTATAGATATTAAATCAACAAAAGAAATTAAACATAATGAAGATAAAGTTTATAAAATTGAATTTAAGAATAAAGAAGATTATCAGAAATTTATTAGTGATAAATTTGAACTTATAAAAAATGATAAAAATCAAAATCAAGTTACTATTTCTATTAATGACAAAGACATTAATAAACTTACTAAAGTATTAAAACAGTATGATATAAAATTTATCAATGAAATTAAATTTACACTTGAAAAATACTTTGAGAAATTTTATTAG
- a CDS encoding ATP-binding cassette domain-containing protein — MISAIEFKNVKKVYGDKVILENFNLAIEQGEFLTVVGSSGCGKTTLLKMVNGLIVPDEGEIFVHGKCTKDVDIIELRRNIGYAIQGSVLFPHMNIEENISYVPNLLNKRDKIKTKDAVKKWMKIVRLDEELLKRYPNELSGGQQQRVGIARALAASPDILLMDEPFGAVDEITRSSLQDEIIRIQKEANVTIIFITHDIREALKLGSRVLVMDKGKIQQLDTPREILNNPQNDFVNKLIEREVSYTI, encoded by the coding sequence ATGATAAGTGCAATTGAATTTAAGAATGTAAAAAAAGTATATGGAGATAAAGTAATCTTAGAAAATTTTAATTTAGCAATAGAACAAGGTGAATTTTTAACTGTAGTAGGAAGTTCAGGGTGTGGAAAAACTACATTATTAAAGATGGTTAATGGACTAATCGTTCCTGATGAAGGAGAGATATTTGTTCATGGAAAGTGTACTAAAGATGTAGATATTATAGAACTAAGAAGAAATATAGGTTATGCGATTCAAGGAAGTGTATTATTTCCACATATGAATATAGAAGAGAATATATCATATGTACCTAATCTTTTGAATAAAAGAGATAAAATTAAAACTAAAGATGCAGTAAAGAAATGGATGAAAATTGTTAGATTAGATGAAGAATTATTAAAAAGATATCCAAATGAATTAAGTGGTGGTCAACAGCAAAGGGTAGGTATAGCTAGAGCACTTGCTGCATCTCCTGATATATTACTTATGGATGAACCATTTGGAGCAGTAGATGAAATTACTCGTTCTAGTTTACAAGATGAAATTATAAGAATACAAAAAGAAGCTAATGTTACTATTATTTTTATTACACATGATATTAGAGAAGCATTAAAACTTGGGAGTAGAGTTTTAGTTATGGACAAAGGCAAGATTCAACAACTTGACACACCTAGAGAGATATTAAATAATCCCCAAAATGATTTTGTAAATAAACTTATTGAAAGAGAAGTAAGCTATACTATATAA
- a CDS encoding cold-shock protein: protein MNNGIVKWFNNEKGFGFISVEGGDDVFVHFSAIQTDGFKSLEEGQQVSFNIVKGARGPQAENVTIL from the coding sequence ATGAATAACGGAATAGTAAAATGGTTTAACAATGAAAAAGGATTTGGTTTCATATCAGTAGAAGGTGGAGATGATGTATTCGTACATTTTTCAGCAATACAAACTGATGGGTTTAAATCATTAGAAGAAGGTCAACAAGTAAGCTTTAATATAGTTAAAGGTGCTAGAGGTCCTCAAGCAGAAAACGTAACTATATTATAA